The following proteins are co-located in the Dromiciops gliroides isolate mDroGli1 chromosome 2, mDroGli1.pri, whole genome shotgun sequence genome:
- the ANKRD60 gene encoding ankyrin repeat domain-containing protein 60, protein MLAQRSLTMPFSPTPPRRLGLRHSSWRPIRSSHSRSPNFLSKPFYLRVRLEETGEIYRLSSCYGDTTVRELKEALDLMAGIPLHFQRLLYLDQGILMDDSTLGFHDIVPGGIISMYIWHQDGWQELVLAAVEGDISKLSCLGVTEDSLYRTPHSIRLRTEKYKEWIADRAFVALYIATHRGHFEVVRFLLENGASCLAKTPVGRTALHVAAAMGHVDCINLLLDYGALLNEKDLHGETPAEIARRLKRKQSIQAFCMYQMKLRTTYGRSKSNHHRSVPLLH, encoded by the exons ATGCTGGCTCAGAGGTCGCTGACCATGCCGTTCTCTCCAACGCCCCCTCGACGCCTCGGGCTGCGGCACTCGTCCTGGAGGCCGATAAGGTCTTCCCACAGCAGGTCGCCCAATTTCCTCAGTAAGCCGTTCTATCTGCGCGTGCGGCTGGAGGAGACTGGAGAGATATACCGGTTGTCCAGCTGCTACGGCGACACCACCGTGCGGGAGCTGAAGGAGGCGTTAGATCTGATGGCCGGGATTCCCTTGCACTTCCAGCGCCTCTTGTACCTGGACCAAG GAATTTTGATGGATGATTCCACATTAGGGTTCCATGATATTGTTCCTGGTGGAATTATTTCAATGTATATTTGGCATCAGGATGGATGGCAAGAACTTGTTTTGGCTGCTGTGGAAGGGGACATTAGTAAG CTGTCTTGTCTAGGTGTTACTGAAGACTCTCTATACAGAACTCCACATTCTATACGTTTAAGaacagagaaatataaagaatggaTAGCTGACAGAGCTTTTGTGGCTTTGTATATCGCAACACATAGAGGCCATTTTGAAGTTGTACGTTTTCTCCTAGAAAATG GTGCAAGTTGTCTGGCCAAAACACCAGTGGGTAGAACTGCTCTTCATGTTGCTGCAGCCATGGGACACGTCGACTGTATAAATCTACTTCTTGATTATGGGGCACTTTTAAATGAGAAGGACTTACATGGGGAAACACCAGCAGAAATAGCACGCCGCCTGAAGCGTAAGCAGAGCATCCAGGCATTCTGCATGTATCAGATGAAGTTGAGAACAACTTATGGACGCTCCAAATCAAATCATCATCGTTCAGTTCCTCTACTCCACTGA